From Terriglobales bacterium, one genomic window encodes:
- a CDS encoding transketolase C-terminal domain-containing protein, whose translation MKAATTKLELKMGKATREAYGEALAELGRSNPNIIALDADLAKSTFSATFGKEFPDRFFTVGIAEANMVGIAGGLALSGKIPFASSFAVFLCDKGYDQLRMSVAYPGVNAKFCGSHGGISIGEDGPSQQSVEDLALMCALPGFVVIHPADEFAARALVHRMAEHVGPCYMRTGRAKAPILYGPNDTFEIGKAKVHGSGRDVAIVACGFEVGYALQAQAQLEEEGIAARVVDMHTLKPLDKGAVAQAARECGALVTAEEHLLDGGLGSRVAAAAARSCPVPIEFVGIQNTYAESGTPDQLMEKYGLTAPHIVQAVRTVLKRK comes from the coding sequence ATGAAAGCCGCCACCACCAAACTCGAGCTCAAGATGGGCAAGGCCACGCGCGAGGCCTACGGCGAAGCCCTGGCCGAGCTCGGCCGCTCCAACCCCAACATCATTGCTCTCGACGCCGACCTGGCCAAGTCCACCTTCAGCGCCACCTTCGGCAAGGAGTTTCCCGACCGCTTCTTCACCGTGGGCATCGCCGAGGCCAACATGGTGGGCATCGCCGGCGGCCTGGCGCTCTCCGGCAAGATCCCCTTCGCCTCCTCCTTCGCCGTCTTCCTTTGCGACAAGGGATACGACCAGTTGCGCATGTCCGTCGCCTATCCCGGGGTGAACGCCAAGTTCTGTGGCTCGCACGGCGGCATCTCCATCGGCGAGGACGGCCCCAGCCAGCAGTCGGTCGAGGACCTGGCGCTCATGTGCGCCCTCCCCGGCTTCGTCGTCATCCATCCCGCCGACGAATTCGCCGCCCGTGCCCTCGTCCACCGCATGGCCGAGCACGTGGGGCCCTGCTACATGCGCACCGGCCGCGCCAAGGCGCCCATCCTCTACGGGCCCAACGACACGTTTGAGATCGGCAAAGCCAAGGTCCACGGCTCCGGGCGCGACGTGGCCATCGTCGCCTGCGGCTTCGAGGTCGGCTACGCCCTCCAGGCCCAGGCCCAGCTCGAGGAAGAGGGCATCGCCGCCCGCGTCGTCGACATGCACACCCTGAAGCCGCTGGATAAAGGAGCCGTCGCCCAAGCCGCGCGCGAGTGCGGCGCCCTGGTCACCGCCGAGGAGCACTTGCTCGACGGCGGCCTCGGCTCGCGCGTCGCCGCCGCCGCTGCACGCTCCTGCCCCGTGCCCATTGAGTTTGTCGGCATCCAGAACACCTATGCCGAGTCCGGCACGCCCGACCAGTTAATGGAAAAATACGGCCTCACCGCGCCTCACATCGTCCAGGCGGTGAGGACGGTTCTGAAACGAAAGTGA
- a CDS encoding phosphoglycerate mutase family protein, with protein MRTRMVSLCLALFALAILPLCAAQQAIILVRHAEKIGDDMNGKDVPLSKAGQERARLLAEMLKDSGITVIYASDTVRTRATAQPLAKELRLPIKNLDQRDPEAAIRRLRKENPNDVVLIVGHADTLPGLLQALGYRREVRIHSNEYTNLFVVLPRAGKAPAVIRVGYGEDKNETDARRKHPPSPRSKSSPPGAP; from the coding sequence ATGCGCACCCGAATGGTTTCCCTCTGCCTGGCGTTGTTCGCCCTGGCGATTCTCCCCTTATGCGCCGCTCAGCAGGCCATCATCCTGGTCCGCCACGCGGAAAAGATCGGCGACGACATGAACGGCAAGGACGTCCCACTCTCCAAGGCGGGGCAGGAGCGCGCCCGCCTGCTGGCCGAGATGCTCAAAGATTCTGGCATCACCGTCATCTACGCCAGCGACACCGTCCGCACCCGCGCCACCGCCCAGCCCCTCGCCAAAGAACTGCGGCTGCCGATCAAGAACCTCGACCAGCGCGACCCGGAGGCCGCGATCAGGCGGCTGAGGAAGGAGAACCCCAATGACGTGGTTCTGATCGTCGGCCACGCTGACACTCTCCCCGGGCTGCTGCAGGCGCTGGGCTACCGCCGGGAGGTCAGGATCCATTCCAACGAGTACACCAATCTGTTCGTGGTGCTTCCCAGGGCCGGCAAGGCGCCCGCGGTCATCCGCGTCGGTTACGGGGAGGACAAAAACGAGACCGACGCCCGCCGGAAGCATCCGCCCTCGCCTCGCTCCAAGTCGTCGCCTCCCGGCGCGCCTTGA
- a CDS encoding heparan-alpha-glucosaminide N-acetyltransferase domain-containing protein — MTASAPSRLAYIDWMRGLACLLMFQTHAYDAWLTPEARKTQFFMYSQGLGTFPGPLFLFLAGISSALVVDRLRQKGVAANDIARATMSRGLEIWGLGMAFRLQEYLIAFPWAPWSNLFRVDILNILGLAMILMGAVARLAAGGKGSSAARARWLTLAAAITVALAIALLTPPLWTTWRLRFLPWPLESYINGVDVFDQPHPGLFPIFPWVGFAFAGLAMGLALFSDWARRHEGAALALLGVGGAALFQSARWLEAQPIQLYAVHNFWLTSPNFFLMRVGLLLGILWGSYAWCRWGLATKGFSPVIQLGQTSLLVYWVHIELVYGRVSILPQHTQSIRGASLGLATITLAMLVLSVIKTRILPRLSWWPGSKRPIGSKAS; from the coding sequence ATGACTGCCTCCGCTCCCTCCCGCCTCGCCTACATTGACTGGATGCGCGGCCTGGCGTGCCTGCTCATGTTCCAGACGCACGCCTATGACGCCTGGCTCACCCCCGAGGCCCGCAAGACCCAATTCTTCATGTATTCCCAGGGTCTCGGGACCTTTCCCGGGCCGCTCTTCCTGTTTCTTGCCGGCATTTCTTCGGCGCTGGTGGTGGACCGCCTGCGCCAGAAGGGCGTCGCCGCCAACGACATCGCCCGCGCCACCATGAGCCGCGGCCTCGAGATCTGGGGCCTGGGCATGGCCTTCCGCCTGCAGGAGTATCTGATCGCTTTCCCCTGGGCGCCGTGGAGCAATCTGTTCCGCGTGGACATCCTCAACATTCTGGGGCTGGCCATGATCCTGATGGGCGCGGTCGCGCGCCTGGCCGCTGGAGGGAAGGGATCGAGCGCTGCCCGCGCCCGCTGGCTCACCCTCGCCGCCGCCATCACGGTCGCACTCGCCATCGCCCTGCTCACTCCGCCGCTCTGGACCACCTGGCGCCTGCGCTTCCTCCCCTGGCCGCTCGAGTCGTACATCAACGGCGTTGACGTCTTCGACCAGCCCCATCCAGGCCTCTTTCCCATCTTCCCCTGGGTCGGGTTTGCCTTTGCCGGGTTGGCCATGGGCCTGGCGCTGTTCAGCGATTGGGCGCGCCGGCATGAAGGCGCCGCGCTGGCGCTCCTCGGCGTGGGCGGCGCGGCGCTCTTTCAGTCCGCCCGCTGGCTCGAAGCCCAGCCCATCCAGCTTTACGCCGTCCACAACTTCTGGCTCACCAGTCCCAACTTCTTCCTGATGCGCGTCGGACTCTTGCTGGGGATCCTGTGGGGAAGCTACGCCTGGTGCCGCTGGGGGTTGGCGACCAAGGGCTTCAGCCCGGTCATCCAACTCGGCCAAACCTCATTGCTGGTCTACTGGGTACACATTGAGTTGGTCTACGGCCGCGTTTCCATCCTCCCCCAACACACGCAGAGCATCCGCGGCGCCTCCCTCGGCCTGGCCACCATCACCCTGGCCATGCTAGTGCTCTCGGTGATCAAGACCCGCATTCTCCCGCGGCTGAGTTGGTGGCCCGGCTCCAAGCGCCCGATTGGTTCAAAAGCTTCCTGA